One Miscanthus floridulus cultivar M001 chromosome 11, ASM1932011v1, whole genome shotgun sequence DNA window includes the following coding sequences:
- the LOC136490697 gene encoding protein ALP1-like: protein MRRHVFVRIMNAVEEHDDYFVQKRNAAGTLGLSYLQKVVAAFRMIAYGVAADATDDYVRIGESTALESLRRFVRAVVHIFGHEYMRMPNEHDTARLLAIGERRGFPGMLGSIDCMHWTWKNCPVAWQGMYVGHKKDPTIILEAVASKDLWIWHGFFGMPGSHNDINVLQRSPVFARLAEGEGPQVNYSINGNNYTMGYYLADGIYPSWATFVKTIPEPQGNKKKYFAKAQEACRKDVERAFGVLQARFAIVRRPARLWDEDTLEEIMNACIIMHNMIVEDEGDDEDDFNYNDMGEKVIVSHDSTPELDAFIQNYKNIKDKEMHTQLQADLIGHLWQNYPDLYNNTIND, encoded by the coding sequence ATGAGGCGTCATGTGTTTGTCCGTATAATGAATGCTGTCGAGGAGCATGACGACTATTTTGTGCAAAAGAGAAATGCAGCTGGTACCCTAGGACTATCTTATTTGCAGAAGGTTGTGGCAGCATTTCGGATGATAGCTTATGGAGTAGCGGCTGATGCTACGGATGACTATGTTCGTATTGGTGAGAGTACTGCTCTAGAGAGTTTGAGAAGGTTTGTTAGAGCTGTTGTTCATATATTTGGTCATGAGTACATGAGAATGCCTAATGAACATGATACAGCTAGATTGCTTGCAATTGGTGAGAGAAGAGGTTTTCCAGGTATGCTTGGTTCCATAGATTGCATGCACTGGACCTGGAAAAATTGCCCTGTTGCATGGCAAGGTATGTACGTGGGGCACAAAAAGGATCCTACAATTATACTAGAAGCGGTTGCTTCTAAAGATCTTTGGATTTGGCATGGTTTTTTTGGGATGCCAGGCTCACATAATGATATCAATGTTCTCCAAAGATCTCCTGTTTTTGCAAGGCTCGCTGAAGGTGAGGGTCCACAGGTTAACTATAGCATCAATGGAAACAATTATACAATGGGTTATTATCTCGCAGATGGCATATATCCATCTTGGGCCACTTTCGTGAAGACCATACCAGAACCTCAAGGTAACAAGAAGAAATATTTTGCTAAGGCACAAGAAGCATGTAGAAAGGATGTTGAAAGAGCGTTTGGGGTTCTACAAGCTCGCTTTGCTATCGTTCGAAGACCAGCTCGTTTGTGGGATGAGGACACACTCGAAGAAATCATGAACGCTTGTATCATTATGCACAACATGATTGTTGAGGATGAGGGGGATGACGAAGATGATTTCAATTACAACGACATGGGAGAAAAGGTGATAGTATCCCATGATAGTACCCCTGAGCTCGATGCTTTCATTCAAAATTACAAGAACATCAAGGACAAGGAAATGCACACACAACTTCAGGCCGATCTTATTGGGCACTTGTGGCAAAATTATCCAGATTTATACAATAATACTATTAATGATTGA